Proteins encoded together in one Planctomyces sp. SH-PL14 window:
- a CDS encoding chloride channel protein: protein MALLFVTLDLERDSNSISMGTVMKSLAAVVSWFVGTENASIAKWILLSSAIGIVAGLGAIVFQISSQAVFHHTLGNLAHYSPGEPRGEHTPFTHDAESPLSPVMLLVAITLGGLVSGILVYTFAPEAEGHGTDAAIEAFHQKRGYIKPLIPIVKLVASAVTIGTGGSGGREGPIAQIGAGFGSFLGTRLGLSSRDRRLMLTAGIAAGVGSIFRAPLAAAIFSAEILYRDADLETDAIIPSAISSIVGFSVYSLSLPADKRFMPLFGNGLGYSVTSIAELLPLTLLVAVLVAASFAYVRVFYGLHAAFKKVPVSPQLRPAIGAFLTGLCGLGLYFTSGRNPHLLSVLSTGYGVLQTALENAQSLGATTLILVAVFKILTTSLTIGSGGSGGVFGPSMVIGGCLGAAVGLAAHSVVPSLAPKPEIFAIVGMAGFFAGSAHAPISTIIMVSEMTGDYRLLLPTMWVSTLCFLLCHRWSLYEKQVPTRMDSPAHRGDFLVDVLEGLHVKDVQLRQRETIRESMTMKQIMDVLPTTRQSIFPVVDMGDRVVGVFSIDDVRSYFFDQSIWTLANARDVMTTRIVSLTPKDDLNTALRRFTSVNVDELPVLSEEGAKLLGMLSRKDTVAEYNRRVLAHQEAVAAHA from the coding sequence TTGGCCCTCCTCTTCGTTACACTCGACCTTGAGCGCGACTCGAATTCGATCAGCATGGGAACCGTGATGAAGTCATTGGCCGCCGTCGTTTCCTGGTTCGTGGGGACGGAGAATGCCAGCATTGCGAAGTGGATTCTCCTTTCCAGTGCCATCGGGATCGTGGCGGGGCTTGGAGCGATCGTCTTTCAGATCTCCAGCCAAGCGGTCTTTCACCACACCCTCGGCAATCTCGCGCATTACTCGCCCGGTGAGCCGCGAGGAGAACATACACCTTTCACGCACGACGCAGAGTCACCGTTGTCGCCCGTGATGTTGCTGGTGGCCATCACGTTGGGAGGACTCGTTTCCGGGATTCTCGTCTACACATTCGCACCCGAGGCGGAAGGACATGGCACCGACGCCGCGATAGAAGCCTTTCACCAGAAACGCGGCTATATCAAGCCATTGATTCCGATCGTCAAGCTGGTGGCCTCCGCCGTGACCATCGGCACCGGTGGGTCCGGAGGACGCGAGGGCCCGATCGCACAGATCGGCGCCGGATTCGGCTCGTTCCTGGGGACGCGGCTCGGACTCTCGTCTCGCGATCGACGGCTCATGTTGACAGCCGGAATCGCCGCGGGGGTCGGCTCCATCTTTCGCGCCCCTCTGGCGGCGGCCATCTTTTCGGCCGAGATCCTCTATCGCGACGCCGATCTGGAGACGGATGCCATCATCCCGTCGGCGATCTCTTCCATTGTTGGATTCAGTGTCTACTCGCTGAGCCTTCCCGCAGACAAACGGTTCATGCCGTTGTTCGGCAATGGTCTGGGATACTCCGTGACGTCGATCGCTGAGTTGCTTCCTCTCACTTTGCTCGTTGCGGTGTTGGTTGCGGCCAGCTTCGCCTACGTCCGCGTCTTCTACGGGTTGCACGCCGCATTCAAGAAAGTGCCTGTGTCGCCGCAACTGCGGCCAGCGATCGGAGCATTTCTGACAGGCCTTTGCGGGCTGGGCCTCTATTTCACTTCGGGCCGGAATCCTCATCTTCTGAGCGTACTCTCCACGGGTTATGGAGTTCTGCAGACGGCCCTGGAGAATGCGCAGAGCCTGGGAGCGACGACGCTGATCCTTGTCGCGGTCTTCAAGATTCTCACGACATCGCTGACGATCGGGTCGGGAGGCTCTGGCGGCGTCTTTGGCCCGTCGATGGTGATCGGCGGCTGCTTGGGTGCGGCCGTAGGGCTCGCAGCGCATTCCGTCGTCCCTTCCTTGGCGCCCAAGCCCGAAATCTTTGCGATCGTCGGAATGGCGGGATTCTTTGCCGGGAGCGCCCACGCACCCATCTCGACGATCATCATGGTGTCAGAGATGACAGGCGACTACCGCCTGTTGTTGCCCACCATGTGGGTCTCCACACTTTGCTTCCTCCTCTGTCACCGCTGGTCGCTTTATGAGAAGCAGGTCCCAACTCGTATGGACTCGCCGGCGCACCGTGGAGACTTCCTTGTGGATGTCCTCGAAGGACTGCACGTGAAAGACGTCCAGCTCCGACAGCGCGAAACAATCCGGGAATCCATGACGATGAAGCAGATCATGGACGTCCTGCCGACAACGCGTCAGAGCATCTTTCCCGTCGTCGACATGGGGGACCGGGTCGTCGGCGTGTTCTCGATCGACGATGTCAGGTCGTACTTCTTCGATCAGTCGATCTGGACGCTCGCCAACGCAAGGGACGTCATGACAACTCGCATCGTGAGCCTGACGCCGAAAGATGACCTGAATACGGCCCTCCGACGTTTCACTTCCGTCAATGTCGACGAACTGCCCGTTTTGAGCGAGGAGGGGGCCAAACTCCTTGGCATGCTCTCGCGCAAGGACACAGTCGCAGAATACAACCGCCGGGTACTGGCACATCAAGAGGCCGTCGCAGCGCATGCGTAG
- a CDS encoding tetratricopeptide repeat protein, with protein sequence MLTVIVVKGNDVRVEWHDGRRLLRGSLKREDTLPMSKGFLFLDEELKASPTARNYEAHGLFTHSLGEYDEAIKQFDKAIELEPSKATYYLSRGLSYDAKGEFEQAIEDYTRCLKLNPEMTRALCCRAGLLAETGKDDEAIQDVEAAIALDPKDPRNLQQRGWLMEKKREFAAAIRDYEASVRVAPDYVAGHNAVAWVLATCPDDKLRNGAKAVVAATKACKLTNWVSSGELDTLAAACAEKGDFKNAVKWQTRVVKSDDPQFGEEHEARLKLYETRKPYHQE encoded by the coding sequence ATGCTGACGGTCATTGTCGTCAAAGGGAATGACGTGAGAGTCGAATGGCACGACGGCCGGCGTCTTCTCCGCGGATCGCTCAAGCGGGAAGATACCCTTCCAATGTCCAAGGGCTTCCTCTTTCTGGACGAGGAACTCAAGGCATCGCCTACGGCGCGAAACTACGAAGCCCACGGTCTTTTCACACACTCGCTCGGAGAGTACGACGAGGCAATCAAGCAGTTTGACAAGGCCATTGAACTCGAACCGAGCAAGGCGACGTACTATCTGAGCCGGGGACTGTCCTATGACGCGAAGGGAGAGTTCGAGCAGGCGATCGAAGACTACACCCGATGCCTTAAACTCAATCCAGAGATGACGCGAGCCCTCTGTTGCCGGGCGGGTCTCCTGGCGGAGACCGGGAAGGATGACGAGGCCATCCAGGATGTCGAGGCAGCAATCGCACTCGATCCGAAAGATCCCCGCAATCTCCAGCAGCGAGGCTGGCTCATGGAAAAAAAGAGGGAGTTTGCCGCTGCGATTCGAGACTACGAGGCGTCCGTGCGTGTCGCCCCCGACTATGTCGCCGGCCACAACGCTGTCGCCTGGGTCTTGGCAACCTGTCCCGATGACAAACTGAGGAACGGTGCCAAGGCGGTGGTCGCCGCGACAAAGGCCTGCAAGCTAACCAACTGGGTCAGCTCTGGAGAGCTCGACACCCTGGCTGCCGCCTGCGCGGAGAAGGGCGACTTCAAGAATGCCGTGAAGTGGCAAACGAGAGTCGTCAAGTCGGATGACCCGCAGTTCGGAGAAGAGCACGAGGCCCGGCTCAAGCTGTATGAGACCAGGAAGCCCTATCACCAGGAATGA